One region of Vulpes vulpes isolate BD-2025 unplaced genomic scaffold, VulVul3 u000000657, whole genome shotgun sequence genomic DNA includes:
- the BMP10 gene encoding bone morphogenetic protein 10, giving the protein MGSLALQLCAVFGLVAHSVSGSPIMSLEQSPLEENMPLFDDVFSEQDAVDFNTLLQSMKNEFLKTLNLSDIPLQDSAKVDPPEYMLELYNKFATDRTSMPSASIIRSFKNEDLFSQPASFNGLRKYPLLFNVSIPHHEEVIMAELRLYTLVQRDRLIYDGVDRKITIFEVLESRGDTESERSMLVLASGEIYGTNNEWETFDVTDAIRRWQSSGSSIHQLEVHIESRHDGTEDAGRGHLEIDTTDQNKHVPLLVVFSDDQSSKKERKEELNEMIAHEQLLELKNLGLDGYSSGPGEAALLQMRSNIIYDSTARIRRNAKGNYCKRTPLYIDFKEIGWDSWIIAPPGYEAYECRGVCNYPLAEHLTPTKHAIIQALVHLKNSQKASKACCVPTKLEPISILYLDKGVVTYKFKYEGMAVSECGCR; this is encoded by the exons ATGGGTTCTCTGGCCCTGCAGCTGTGCGCGGTCTTCGGCCTGGTGGCTCACTCGGTTTCTGGCAGCCCCATCATGAGCCTGGAGCAGTCGCCTCTGGAAGAAAACATGCCCCTCTTCGACGATGTCTTCTCGGAGCAAGATGCTGTCGACTTCAACACGTTGCTGCAGAGCATGAAGAATGAGTTTCTCAAGACGCTGAACTTATCCGACATCCCTCTGCAGGACTCAGCCAAGGTGGACCCACCGGAGTACATGCTGGAACTCTACAACAAATTTGCAACGGATCGGACCTCCATGCCCTCGGCCAGCATCATTAGGAGTTTCAAGAACGAAG atctgttTTCCCAGCCAGCCAGTTTTAACGGGCTCCGAAAGTACCCTCTCCTCTTCAACGTGTCCATCCCTCATCATGAAGAGGTTATCATGGCCGAGCTCAGGTTGTACACACTGGTGCAAAGAGACCGCCTGATATATGATGGAGTAGATCGCAAGATTACCATTTTTGAGGTACTAGAGAGCAGAGGGGACACTGAGAGCGAAAGGAGCATGCTGGTCTTGGCGTCGGGAGAGATCTACGGAACCAACAATGAGTGGGAGACTTTTGACGTCACCGATGCCATCAGGCGTTGGCAAAGTTCGGGCTCATCCATCCACCAGCTGGAGGTCCACATCGAGAGCAGACACGACGGAACCGAAGATGCCGGCAGGGGACACCTGGAAATAGACACCACTGACCAAAATAAGCACGTCCCTTTGCTCGTCGTGTTTTCTGACGACCAAAGCAGCAAGAAGGAGCGGAAGGAGGAACTGAATGAGATGATTGCCCACGAGCAACTTCTGGAGCTCAAAAACCTGGGCCTGGACGGCTATTCCAGTGGGCCGGGAGAAGCAGCCCTGCTGCAGATGAGGTCAAACATCATCTACGATTCTACTGCCCGCATCAGAAGGAACGCTAAGGGCAACTACTGCAAGAGGACCCCGCTCTACATCGACTTCAAAGAGATAGGCTGGGACTCTTGGATCATCGCCCCCCCCGGATACGAAGCCTACGAATGCCGCGGGGTTTGCAACTACCCCCTGGCAGAGCACCTCACACCCACAAAGCACGCGATCATCCAGGCCTTGGTCCACCTCAAGAATTCCCAAAAGGCTTCCAAGGCCTGCTGCGTGCCCACCAAGCTAGAGCCCATCTCCATCCTCTATTTAGACAAGGGCGTCGTCACCTACAAGTTCAAATACGAAGGCATGGCAGTGTCCGAATGCGGCTGTAGATAG